A genomic window from Natronoarchaeum mannanilyticum includes:
- the gcvH gene encoding glycine cleavage system protein GcvH, whose product MSFEIPDDRRYLESHEWAHRDGDAVRVGISDFAQDELGDVVFVELPDEGDEITAGEEFGVVESIKAVSDLYAPVGGEVTAINEELFDTPELVNDDPYGEGWMLEVELEDESDLDDLLSAEEYEDQIA is encoded by the coding sequence ATGAGCTTCGAGATCCCCGACGACCGCCGGTATCTGGAATCACACGAGTGGGCGCACCGCGACGGAGACGCCGTCCGCGTAGGCATCTCGGACTTCGCGCAGGACGAACTCGGCGACGTGGTGTTCGTCGAACTGCCCGATGAGGGCGACGAGATCACGGCGGGCGAGGAGTTCGGCGTGGTCGAGAGCATCAAGGCCGTCTCGGACCTGTACGCCCCGGTCGGCGGCGAGGTCACCGCGATCAACGAGGAGCTGTTCGACACGCCGGAACTCGTCAACGACGACCCCTACGGCGAGGGGTGGATGCTGGAGGTCGAGTTGGAGGACGAGAGCGACCTCGACGACCTGCTGTCGGCCGAGGAGTACGAGGATCAGATCGCCTGA
- the gcvT gene encoding glycine cleavage system aminomethyltransferase GcvT: MSLRQPPLAAVHEAAGADATEFGGWEMPVEFESITTEHRAVREAAGIFDVSHMSEIEVGGPDAEALMQRLTSNDVAALDPGDVQYSMITDDEGIILDDTVVYRLPSETPEYLFVPNAGHDQQMLDRWTRRRDEWGLDATVENRTETYAMFAVQGPDAPGLVADAVDAADADDEAVDDLGRFEADYRSIAGVECLLSNTGYTGEDGFEVLAPWEDAETVWDAFDCQPCGLGARDTLRIEAGFLLAGQDFDPEENPRNPYEAGVGFAVDLDTEFVGRDALASAKEAGPAQRFVGIRLLDRGVPRHGYPVTTADGERIGEVTSGTMSPTLSEPIGLGYVDVERADAGTDVRVEVRGQAKKARVESPNFLDR; this comes from the coding sequence ATGTCGCTACGACAGCCGCCGCTCGCGGCGGTCCACGAGGCGGCCGGCGCCGACGCCACCGAGTTCGGCGGGTGGGAGATGCCGGTCGAGTTCGAGTCGATCACGACCGAGCACCGGGCGGTCCGCGAGGCGGCGGGGATCTTCGACGTCTCGCACATGAGCGAGATCGAGGTCGGCGGGCCCGACGCCGAAGCGTTGATGCAGCGGCTCACCTCGAACGACGTCGCCGCGCTCGACCCGGGCGACGTCCAGTACTCGATGATCACCGACGACGAGGGGATCATCCTCGACGACACGGTCGTCTACCGGCTGCCGAGCGAGACGCCCGAGTACCTGTTCGTCCCGAACGCGGGCCACGATCAACAGATGCTAGATCGGTGGACGCGCCGCCGCGACGAGTGGGGGCTCGACGCCACCGTCGAGAACCGCACCGAGACGTACGCGATGTTCGCCGTGCAGGGCCCCGACGCGCCGGGGCTCGTCGCCGACGCCGTCGACGCTGCGGACGCCGACGACGAGGCGGTCGACGATCTCGGGCGATTCGAGGCCGACTACCGGTCGATCGCGGGCGTCGAGTGCCTGCTCTCGAACACCGGCTACACGGGCGAGGACGGCTTCGAGGTGCTCGCGCCGTGGGAGGACGCCGAAACGGTCTGGGACGCCTTCGACTGCCAGCCCTGCGGGCTCGGCGCGCGCGACACCCTCCGGATCGAGGCCGGGTTCCTGCTGGCGGGTCAGGACTTCGATCCGGAAGAGAACCCGCGCAATCCCTACGAGGCCGGCGTCGGCTTCGCCGTCGACCTCGACACCGAGTTCGTCGGGCGCGACGCCCTGGCGAGCGCGAAGGAGGCGGGGCCCGCCCAGCGCTTCGTCGGCATCCGGCTGCTCGATCGGGGCGTCCCGCGCCACGGCTACCCGGTGACGACCGCCGACGGCGAGCGGATCGGCGAGGTCACCAGCGGGACGATGAGCCCGACGCTCTCGGAACCGATCGGGCTGGGCTACGTCGACGTCGAGCGCGCCGACGCCGGCACGGACGTCCGCGTCGAGGTCCGCGGCCAGGCGAAAAAGGCAAGGGTCGAGTCCCCGAACTTCCTCGATAGATGA
- a CDS encoding NYN domain-containing protein: MIEQLLALRDRLGGGGGDAASATRAENGAGDDEDGAGDADAAAATDADERPRVGLFVDGPNVLRDEFDVDLDDVRDSAEEFGQLGIARLYLDEHATPGLIQAAEARGYEVVITSGDVDVKLAIDASESAVRDEIDVLAIASRDTDFKPVIETAGRNGVRTVAIAPGTHGRSDALRNAANDDVLLGE; this comes from the coding sequence ATGATCGAGCAACTGCTGGCCCTCCGCGATCGGCTGGGCGGCGGGGGCGGCGACGCCGCGTCGGCGACCCGCGCCGAGAACGGGGCTGGCGACGACGAAGACGGTGCAGGCGATGCTGACGCTGCGGCCGCGACCGACGCCGACGAGCGCCCGCGCGTCGGCCTGTTCGTCGACGGCCCGAACGTCCTCCGCGACGAGTTCGACGTCGACCTCGACGACGTGCGCGACTCCGCGGAGGAGTTCGGCCAGCTCGGCATCGCGCGGCTCTACCTCGACGAGCACGCCACGCCGGGGCTGATCCAGGCCGCCGAGGCCCGCGGCTACGAGGTCGTGATCACGAGCGGCGACGTCGACGTCAAGCTCGCCATCGACGCCAGCGAGTCCGCGGTACGGGACGAGATCGACGTGCTGGCGATCGCCTCGCGCGACACGGACTTCAAGCCCGTCATCGAGACCGCGGGCCGCAACGGCGTCCGGACCGTCGCCATCGCGCCGGGCACCCACGGTCGCTCGGACGCGCTGCGCAACGCGGCGAACGAC